One stretch of Glycine soja cultivar W05 chromosome 7, ASM419377v2, whole genome shotgun sequence DNA includes these proteins:
- the LOC114420570 gene encoding monosaccharide-sensing protein 3-like has protein sequence MQGSIIDTVVTIFSGTVCDLVERRPMLITSSIMFFLSGLVMLWAPNVVIVLLARIIDGVVIAHAVTLTPLYISEIVPADIRGQLNTYSLNLGPLQATGIRVWTIFNI, from the coding sequence ATGCAAGGCAGTATAATCGACACTGTTGTGACAATTTTCTCTGGGACAGTGTGTGATTTGGTTGAAAGACGCCCTATGTTGATAACATCTTCTATCATGTTCTTCCTTAGTGGTTTGGTAATGTTGTGGGCACCTAATGTTGTTATTGTTCTGTTAGCGAGGATAATTGATGGGGTTGTCATTGCTCATGCTGTTACTCTTACTCCTCTCTACATATCTGAGATAGTGCCGGCTGACATCAGGGGCCAATTGAACACTTATTCTCTGAACCTTGGGCCGCTACAAGCAACAGGAATTAGAGTGTGgacaatatttaatatttaa
- the LOC114420571 gene encoding LOW QUALITY PROTEIN: uncharacterized protein LOC114420571 (The sequence of the model RefSeq protein was modified relative to this genomic sequence to represent the inferred CDS: substituted 2 bases at 2 genomic stop codons), producing MKTTSKILLLKPYIPYTDDMSRLLHLHYLHFLFFLHAISGNYTLKRAIYSQTLLMMNLSMLSLTSSICIDCSVKQMDITPIFLSTXKTKXTNLTWKIFRMCVANSLVSFQCWDELIDKHVAEDRVVLFTFFANPPMSISQLL from the exons ATGAAAACTACTTCTAAAATACTACTATTGAAACCATATATACCTTATACCGATGATATGAGTCGTCTGCTACATCTCCATtacttacattttttattttttctgcatGCCATAAGTGGAAATTATACATTAAAACGGGCAATTTACAGTCAAACCCTGTTGATGATGAATCTTTCGATGCTTTCGTTGACCAGTAGCATATGCATTGATTGTTCTGTGAAACAAATGGACATAACTCCCATCTTTCTTAGCAcctgaaaaacaaaatagac AAATCTCACCTGGAAGattttccggatgtgtgtagcaaaTTCCTTGGTCTCCTTCCAGTGTTGGGATGAACTCATTGATAAACATGTAGCTGAAGATAGAGTAGTGcttttcactttctttgcaAATCCTCCAATGTCAATAAGCCAGCTCCTGTAG